In one window of Romboutsia hominis DNA:
- a CDS encoding tyrosine-protein phosphatase → MINFRDIGGCKSSDGRTVKKGLFFRSGNLANLSSDDIQTLRDLNIKLVFDYRSEEESKENPTEEIENIEYIRVSAMNMDDMSAAKFGSVKEMLLNMFENENAFNMLKERYYDLPVNNKSYKRLVELIRDENNLPILTHCTAGKDRTGVGCAIILMILGVSREDIIKDYLKSNQSAQDAIEEIMKVQPELKNVPEEKLKYLFGVNEDYINEAFRRIDEDYKTTEEYLYNEFGLTVEDLKELRDRYLY, encoded by the coding sequence TTGATAAACTTTAGAGACATTGGAGGATGTAAGTCGTCAGATGGAAGAACTGTAAAAAAAGGATTATTTTTCAGATCTGGAAATTTAGCTAATTTAAGTAGTGATGATATACAGACATTAAGAGATTTAAACATAAAGTTAGTATTTGATTATAGAAGCGAAGAAGAAAGTAAAGAAAATCCAACAGAAGAAATAGAAAATATAGAGTACATAAGAGTATCTGCTATGAATATGGATGATATGAGCGCGGCTAAGTTTGGATCTGTCAAAGAAATGTTATTAAATATGTTTGAAAATGAAAATGCTTTTAATATGTTAAAAGAAAGATATTATGATTTACCAGTAAATAACAAATCATATAAAAGATTAGTTGAACTTATTAGAGATGAAAATAACCTACCAATTTTAACTCACTGTACAGCAGGAAAAGATAGAACTGGAGTAGGATGTGCTATAATTTTAATGATATTAGGTGTAAGTAGAGAAGATATAATAAAAGATTATTTAAAAAGCAATCAATCAGCACAAGATGCCATAGAAGAGATAATGAAAGTACAACCTGAGTTAAAAAATGTTCCTGAGGAAAAATTAAAATATTTATTTGGTGTAAATGAAGATTATATAAACGAAGCATTTAGAAGAATAGATGAAGATTATAAAACTACAGAAGAATATTTATACAATGAATTTGGATTAACAGTAGAAGATCTAAAAGAATTAAGAGATAGATATTTATATTAA
- the rpsO gene encoding 30S ribosomal protein S15, which translates to MNKLEIIKEFGRSEGDTGSPEVQIALLTARINELNDHLKIHKKDHHSRRGLLKMVGRRRNLLAYLKDRDLEGYRALIAKLGLRK; encoded by the coding sequence ATGAACAAATTAGAAATAATAAAAGAATTCGGAAGAAGTGAAGGAGATACTGGTTCTCCAGAAGTACAAATAGCTTTATTAACAGCTAGAATAAACGAATTAAACGACCACTTAAAAATCCACAAAAAAGATCACCACTCAAGAAGAGGTCTTTTAAAGATGGTTGGTAGAAGAAGAAACTTATTAGCTTACTTAAAAGACAGAGACTTAGAAGGATACAGAGCGTTAATAGCTAAGTTAGGATTAAGAAAATAA
- a CDS encoding NifB/NifX family molybdenum-iron cluster-binding protein: protein MKICMPVEVNEGLLSKPFGHFGSAPMFLVYDSETKEVSALDNGDLGHEHGKCQPIKALSGNVVDAVIVGGIGQGAIVKLNSMGIKVYKALGATLKENIDLFNENKLNEFPSNHTCSHDGCNHH from the coding sequence ATGAAAATTTGTATGCCAGTAGAAGTAAATGAAGGTCTTTTAAGTAAGCCATTTGGACACTTTGGTTCAGCTCCAATGTTTTTAGTTTACGACTCAGAAACTAAGGAAGTGTCTGCTTTAGATAATGGAGATTTAGGGCATGAACATGGAAAATGCCAACCTATAAAAGCTTTATCAGGAAATGTTGTAGATGCAGTTATAGTTGGTGGTATAGGTCAAGGTGCTATAGTTAAATTAAATTCTATGGGAATAAAAGTGTATAAGGCTTTAGGAGCTACTTTAAAAGAAAATATAGATTTATTCAATGAAAACAAATTAAATGAATTCCCAAGTAATCACACATGCTCTCATGATGGATGCAACCATCATTAG
- the truB gene encoding tRNA pseudouridine(55) synthase TruB produces the protein MNKIVNIIKPTGMTSHDVVSVVRKTLNIKKVGHTGTLDPDAAGVLPICIGKATKVSELILNKDKSYICELTLGITTDTYDSSGEIIDRVDNFNYTKEEIEKAFETQRGYIDQLPPMYSALKVNGKRMCDLVRSGRADEIKLKTRPVHIKKLEILSINDNKIMFYVMCSKGTYVRSICYDIGQVLGCGGHMSFLLRTSSGKFNLENAITLEQLQEYKENNTLEEHLYDIDYVLSNFNSLSIHPNARKYYVNGGIIDARRFTQKDFNENDEIVRVYCEGEFLGSGKLIKKGSEISVKSDKLFIV, from the coding sequence ATGAACAAAATAGTAAACATAATAAAGCCTACAGGAATGACATCTCATGATGTTGTTAGTGTAGTAAGAAAAACCTTAAATATAAAGAAAGTTGGACATACAGGTACCCTTGACCCAGATGCGGCAGGGGTATTACCTATATGTATAGGAAAAGCAACTAAAGTAAGTGAACTTATACTAAATAAAGATAAGAGCTATATTTGTGAATTAACTCTTGGTATAACTACAGACACTTACGATTCTTCAGGAGAGATAATAGATAGAGTTGACAACTTTAACTACACTAAAGAAGAAATAGAAAAAGCTTTTGAAACTCAAAGAGGATATATAGATCAGTTACCTCCAATGTATTCTGCACTTAAGGTAAATGGAAAAAGAATGTGTGATTTAGTTAGAAGCGGAAGAGCAGATGAAATAAAGCTAAAGACTAGACCAGTGCATATTAAAAAACTAGAAATACTTAGCATAAATGACAATAAAATAATGTTTTATGTAATGTGTTCAAAGGGAACTTATGTCAGAAGTATATGTTATGATATAGGACAAGTTCTAGGTTGTGGAGGTCATATGTCTTTCTTACTTAGAACATCTTCAGGTAAATTTAATTTAGAAAATGCTATAACTTTAGAACAATTACAAGAATACAAGGAAAACAACACTTTAGAAGAACATTTATATGACATAGACTACGTATTATCAAACTTTAACAGTCTATCTATACACCCTAATGCAAGAAAGTATTATGTAAATGGTGGAATAATAGATGCAAGAAGATTTACACAAAAAGATTTCAATGAAAATGATGAAATTGTAAGAGTTTACTGTGAAGGTGAATTTTTAGGTAGTGGTAAATTAATTAAAAAAGGTAGCGAAATAAGTGTAAAGAGTGATAAACTATTTATAGTATAA
- a CDS encoding bifunctional riboflavin kinase/FAD synthetase — protein sequence MDIIKSIDKIQNINKSVVTIGNFDGLHKGHQVLVKKAVEYGFKNNIKSVVFTFDNHPANYFIKNSIKNIISSKEKEQRIKDMGIDLIISIPFDEYMTKISPREFVKDILIDRLGVKKIIVGYDFTFAKNKEGNVNLLKELCSEYNFELEIVNPIKIDDIRVSSTYIRNLIKDGQVSKVKKYLGHNYEIKGEVIHAKKLGRTIGFPTANIQGDKNMIIPKNGIYATKVYIDGNTYYGATNIGFNPTVNGDKLSIETNILDFNEDIYGKIIKVEFLERIRDERKFSSLEELKQQLKKDTNYVRENYVCNISECMVK from the coding sequence ATGGATATTATAAAATCTATAGATAAAATACAAAACATAAATAAAAGTGTAGTTACAATTGGTAACTTTGATGGACTTCATAAAGGTCATCAAGTCTTAGTTAAAAAAGCAGTAGAATATGGATTTAAAAACAATATAAAAAGTGTAGTATTTACCTTTGACAACCATCCAGCAAATTATTTTATAAAAAACTCAATAAAAAATATTATAAGCAGTAAAGAAAAAGAACAAAGAATAAAAGATATGGGTATAGATTTAATAATAAGTATACCTTTTGATGAATATATGACTAAAATATCTCCAAGAGAGTTTGTAAAAGACATCTTAATAGATAGGTTAGGCGTTAAGAAAATAATAGTTGGATATGACTTTACATTTGCAAAAAATAAAGAAGGAAATGTAAATTTATTAAAGGAGTTATGTAGTGAGTATAACTTTGAACTAGAGATAGTAAATCCTATAAAAATAGATGATATAAGAGTTAGCAGTACTTATATAAGAAATCTTATAAAAGATGGACAAGTATCTAAAGTAAAAAAATATTTAGGACATAACTATGAAATAAAAGGAGAAGTTATACACGCTAAAAAACTTGGAAGAACTATAGGTTTTCCAACAGCTAATATTCAAGGCGATAAAAATATGATAATACCTAAAAATGGTATATATGCAACAAAAGTATATATTGATGGTAATACTTACTATGGCGCAACAAATATAGGCTTTAATCCTACTGTAAATGGGGATAAGCTATCAATAGAAACTAATATATTAGATTTTAATGAAGATATATATGGCAAGATTATAAAAGTTGAGTTTTTAGAAAGAATTAGAGATGAGCGTAAGTTTTCATCCTTAGAAGAACTAAAACAACAATTGAAAAAAGATACCAACTATGTAAGAGAAAACTATGTTTGCAATATTAGTGAATGTATGGTAAAATAG
- a CDS encoding ArsR/SmtB family transcription factor, with translation MNNLAKVFKALSDETRLKVLLLVSKRDICQKGISRYLGITDSSVSQHIKVLKEAEIIRGYKEGYYVFYHINENVFNECISFFNSLGNINENLLDLSNINLISTDCSTNCKSIKKCCKRRDV, from the coding sequence ATGAATAATTTAGCTAAAGTATTTAAGGCACTAAGTGATGAAACAAGACTTAAAGTTCTTTTGTTAGTTTCAAAAAGAGATATTTGCCAAAAAGGAATCTCTAGGTACTTAGGTATAACTGATTCATCAGTATCTCAGCACATAAAGGTTTTAAAGGAAGCTGAGATAATAAGAGGATATAAAGAAGGATACTACGTTTTTTATCATATTAATGAAAATGTTTTTAATGAATGTATATCATTTTTTAATTCTCTAGGAAATATTAATGAAAACTTATTAGATTTATCAAACATTAATCTTATAAGTACAGACTGCAGTACTAACTGCAAATCTATAAAAAAATGTTGTAAAAGAAGGGATGTTTAA
- a CDS encoding DHH family phosphoesterase produces MKNNLDNIIDYINGSDNFVVTSHISPDGDNIGSTLGMYYSLKKLGKNVYYVLDDNAPRNLEFLVEGINILKSNEFNENNYSLIALDCGDKKRICLEEDIINNANKVICIDHHASNDNYGDFNYIDINASSTCELVYNLLVRYNETKNIDLIDEKIATALYTGLATDTGNFSYSNTHPSSFEMAKELLIKGAKRDMIIQKVFQSNPYNYYKLLGEALNTLDIVNGKVASICITKEMLKNNIISFNDVDGITSYTRDIEGVEVGILLKEKKENEVKISLRSKNYVDVSLIAQSFNGGGHVRAAGCTIYDSVENAKKQVLEAVLKTI; encoded by the coding sequence ATGAAGAATAATCTAGACAATATAATAGATTATATAAATGGAAGTGACAATTTTGTTGTCACTTCTCACATTAGTCCTGATGGTGATAATATAGGTTCAACTCTAGGAATGTATTATAGCCTAAAAAAGCTAGGTAAAAACGTTTACTATGTCTTAGATGATAATGCACCTAGAAATTTAGAATTTTTAGTTGAAGGTATAAACATACTTAAATCTAATGAGTTTAATGAAAATAATTATTCATTAATAGCCCTTGATTGCGGAGATAAAAAAAGAATATGTTTAGAAGAAGATATAATAAATAATGCTAATAAAGTTATATGTATAGATCATCATGCAAGTAATGATAATTATGGAGATTTTAATTACATAGATATAAATGCATCATCTACTTGTGAGCTAGTATACAATTTATTAGTAAGATATAATGAAACTAAAAACATAGACTTAATAGACGAAAAAATAGCAACAGCATTATATACAGGTCTTGCTACAGATACTGGGAATTTTTCATATTCAAACACTCATCCAAGTAGTTTTGAAATGGCAAAAGAACTACTTATAAAAGGTGCTAAAAGAGATATGATAATCCAAAAAGTATTTCAAAGTAATCCATATAACTACTATAAGTTATTAGGAGAAGCTCTAAATACTTTAGATATAGTTAATGGAAAAGTCGCTAGTATATGTATAACAAAAGAAATGTTAAAAAATAATATAATAAGCTTTAATGATGTAGATGGAATAACATCTTACACTAGAGATATAGAAGGAGTAGAAGTTGGAATACTTCTTAAAGAGAAAAAAGAAAACGAAGTAAAAATAAGCTTAAGATCTAAAAATTACGTAGATGTAAGCCTTATAGCACAAAGCTTTAATGGTGGAGGGCACGTAAGAGCAGCAGGATGCACTATATATGATAGTGTTGAAAATGCAAAAAAACAGGTATTAGAAGCTGTATTAAAAACAATCTAA